A genomic region of Canis aureus isolate CA01 chromosome 16, VMU_Caureus_v.1.0, whole genome shotgun sequence contains the following coding sequences:
- the LOC144286577 gene encoding keratin, high-sulfur matrix protein, B2C-like translates to MACCSTSFCGFPTCSTSGNCGSSCCQPSCCQTSCCQPTSCQTSCCQPTCCQTSCCQPSCGTGCGIGGGQEGGSGAMSCRVRWCRPDCRVEDTCLPPCCVVSCTPPTCCQLHHAQASCCRPSYCGQSCCRPACCSYCCQPTCCQPTCCQSTC, encoded by the coding sequence ATGGCCTGCTGCTCCACTAGCTTCTGTGGATTTCCCACCTGCTCCACCAGTGGGAACTGTggctccagctgctgccagcctaGCTGCTGTCAGACCAGCTGCTGCCAGCCAACCAGCTGCCAGACCAGCTGCTGCCAGCCAACTTGCTGTCAgaccagctgctgccagcccagcTGTGGGACTGGCTGTGGCATTGGTGGTGGCCAGGAGGGTGGCAGTGGAGCTATGAGCTGCCGAGTCAGGTGGTGCCGCCCTGACTGCCGCGTGGAGGACACCTGCCTGCCCCCCTGCTGCGTGGTGAGCTGCACACCCCCAACCTGCTGCCAGCTGCACCATGCCCAGGCCTCCTGCTGCCGCCCATCCTACTGTGGACAGTCCTGCTGCCGCCCAGCCTGCTGCTCCTACTGCTGCCAGCCCACCTGCTGCCAGCCCACCTGCTGCCAGTCTACTTGTTGA